In one window of Oryza sativa Japonica Group chromosome 9, ASM3414082v1 DNA:
- the LOC4346600 gene encoding protein EMSY-LIKE 3, with amino-acid sequence MATQIHHLEQEAYCSVLRAFKAQSDAITWEKEGLITELRKELRVSDVDHRELLNRVNSDDIIRSIREWRSAGGPQAMLPNNAQPMHDLAPSPTTSGRKRQKTSQSFPALPAPPPVMHSQQLALQGPPSSSTAKKGASSGAKGKKTKPGQKVPGGPSVKAMTSSAGPSGRGPHMNRNFPVGLVSFEPSEALHINPLINRKVMSRWPEDNSFYEATITDYNPETDLYALAYDINTANESWEWVDLKQMGPEDIRWQGDDPGIYQGVRGAPGSGGKKSSSRGGPTPGTGRGRGLPKHVSRKDFPPSQNGVGKRSSDDIDILHTESLIKEVERVFSINNPDPLEVEKAKKVLKEQEQSLIDAIARLAEASDGESDEHNRVRRNAPYAGSQHQANYADAMAVDGGHMLGGADAV; translated from the exons ATGGCAACACAAATCCATCATCTTGAACAAGAAGCATATTGCTCGGTTCTTCGTGCATTTAAAGCCCAGTCTGACGCCATTACATGG GAGAAAGAAGGTCTCATAACAGAACTTCGGAAAGAGCTAAGGGTATCTGATGTAGACCACAGGGAACTACTAAATCGGGTCAACAGTGATGATATTATCCGTAGCATAAG GGAATGGAGATCAGCAGGAGGGCCTCAAGCAATGTTACCCAATAATGCTCAGCCTATGCATGATCTAGCGCCTAGCCCTACCACCTCGGGCCGTAAGAGGCAAAAGACATCGCAATCATTTCCTGCCCTGCCTGCACCGCCTCCTGTTATGCATTCACAGCAGTTGGCTTTACAAGGACCACCATCATCTTCAACAGCTAAAaagggagcttcatcaggagcTAAAGGCAAAAAGACCAAACCA GGTCAGAAGGTGCCAGGGGGCCCTTCAGTCAAGGCCATGACATCTTCAGCTGGTCCTAGCGGAAGGGGACCACATATGAATAGAAACTTTCCTGTTGGCCTTGTTTCTTTTGAACCTTCCGAAGCACTGCATATTAATCCATTAATTAATCGTAAAGTCATGAGCCGGTGGCCTGAAGATAACAGTTTTTACGAAGCAACTATTACTGATTATAATCCAGAAACG GATCTGTATGCATTGGCTTATGACATAAATACAGCTAATGAATCATGGGAGTGGGTTGATCTTAAACAG ATGGGACCTGAAGATATAAGATGGCAAGGTGATGACCCTGGGATATATCAGGGAGTCCGAGGTGCTCCAGGTAGTGGAGGCAAGAAGTCATCTAGCCGAGGTGGTCCAACACCAGGTAcaggaagggggaggggattaCCAAAGCATGTATCCCGGAAGGATTTTCCACCCTCACAAAATGGAGTTGGCAAGAGAAGTTCTGATGACATTGATATACTTCATACCGAGAGCCTCATAAAAGAG GTGGAGAGGGTTTTTAGTATTAATAATCCAGATCCCCTGGAGGTAGAGAAGGCAAAGAAAGTGCTGAAG GAGCAAGAGCAATCGTTGATTGATGCCATCGCAAGGCTTGCTGAGGCATCTGATGGTGAAAGTG ATGAGCACAATCGTGTGCGAAGGAATGCACCATATGCTGGGAGCCAGCATCAAGCAAACTATGCAGACGCTATGGCTGTTGATGGTGGCCACATGCTTGGAGGCGCTGATGCCGTGTAA
- the LOC4346601 gene encoding uncharacterized protein isoform X2 has translation MWRLKQFMPREQPSGLEGRTVDVGNVRVHVREPVAEGGFSCVYLARDAANPAKQYALKHVVIQDEESLDLVRKEIMVMRSLKGHPNVVALVAHAVLDTGGRAREALLVMEFCEKSLVAALESRGAAHFDEQQVALIFRDVCNAVFAMHCQTPPIAHRDLKAENILLGGGGAWKLCDFGSVSTNHKCFDKPEEMGIEEDNIRKHTTPAYRAPEMWDLYRREVISEKVDIWALGCLLYRICYLKSAFDGESKLQILNGNYRIPELPKYSSPITSLIKDMLQSSPDVRPDITQVWFRVNELLPLELQKDLPDGSPSGSAFESHITEDEAPSRATISPSTDNTRSTSSEDPSNLRSQGLSKAAESKGSMGAFWSTQHAQELAFVDDKGPAFDQETVHQVSLMQLQSKNHNTPTHNTYRQSLSASVDSSPGDFEIRFSPNGSEYGLEKTKETKSENKTNVHATNFNSFVADFDNLKVNFQNNVSSLNATRRLKEQQLEAERREIQELKQALATASATQSVKEFKENSKAELSPPSTSLDTPPREKIEGTPPELRQGLFTSSPGTPSPDPKPWSAFPEEPKAQAAVTVKGAHPRSVRTLRASNSNKASSLGQSNTSSSADPFAFGQDSFKAAPSRALPSKMSNLGNGSQSSKMSNLGNGSQSLNALKAEAKQDSSYQPAGWTGF, from the exons ATGTGGAGGTTGAAGCAGTTCATGCCCAGGGAGCAGCCGTCCGGGCTCGAGGGCCGGACCGTAGATGTCGGCAATGTCCGGGTGCACGTCCGGGAACCCGTCGCCGAGGGCGGGTTCTCCTGCGTCTACCTCGCCAGGGACGCCGCAAACCCGGCGAAGCAGTACGCGCTCAAGCATGTGGTGATCCAGGATGAGGAGTCGCTCGACCTCGTCAGGAAGGAGATCATGGTGATGAGGTCACTCAAGGGACACCCCAATGTGGTGGCGCTCGTCGCGCACGCCGTGCTCGATACGGGTGGCCGTGCAAGGGAGGCGCTGCTGGTGATGGAGTTCTGCGAGAAATCGCTGGTCGCGGCCTTGGAGAGTAGAGGCGCCGCCCATTTTGATGAACAGCAGGTGGCTCTCATCTTCCGGGATGTTTGCAATGCCGTCTTTGCAATGCACTGCCAAACACCACCTATTGCTCACAG GGACCTAAAGGCTGAAAATATTCttcttggtggtggtggggccTGGAAACTATGTGACTTTGGTAGTGTATCGACCAACCATAAGTGCTTTGATAAACCTGAGGAGATGGGTATTGAAGAGGATAATATTCGAAAGCACACAACTCCTGCATATAGAGCTCCCGAG ATGTGGGACTTGTATCGGAGAGAGGTTATCAGTGAGAAAGTAGACATATGG GCTCTTGGATGTCTCCTGTATAGAATCTGCTACTTAAAATCAGCATTTGATGGAGAATCAAAGCTCCAGATACTCAATGGAAACTATCGTATCCCAGAGTTACCAAAGTACAGTTCCCCCATTACAAGTCTGATCAAAGACATGCTTCAATCTTCTCCAGATGTCAGACCAGACATTACACAG GTGTGGTTCCGTGTCAATGAATTACTTCCGTTGGAACTTCAAAAGGACTTACCTGATGGATCTCCATCTGGATCAGCTTTTGAGTCGCATATTACTGAGGATGAAG CACCAAGCAGAGCAACTATTTCACCATCAACGGACAACACGAGGAGCACTTCTTCTGAGGATCCTTCCAATTTGAGGTCGCAAGGTCTTTCAAAGGCTGCTGAGAGTAAGGGTTCTATGGGTGCGTTTTGGTCAACTCAGCATGCCCAAGAACTGGCTTTTGTGGATGACAAGGGGCCAGCTTTTGATCAAGAGACCGTACACCAAGTCAGCTTAATGCAATTACAATCGAAGAACCATAACACTCCAACGCATAATACATATCGACAGTCTCTCTCTGCCTCAGTTGATAGTTCTCCTGGGGATTTTGAAATCAGGTTTTCTCCTAATGGCTCAGAATATGGGCTAGAGAAGACCAAAGAAACAAAATCAGAAAATAAAACCAATGTACATGCTACCAATTTTAACTCCTTTGTGGCAGACTTCGATAATCTCAAAGTGAATTTTCAAAACAATGTAAGTAGTTTAAATGCAACTCGTAGACTGAAAGAGCAGCAGCTGGAAGCTGAG AGGAGAGAGATTCAAGAACTTAAACAAGCCCTAGCTACAGCTTCTGCTACGCAGTCAGTGAAGGAGTTCAAAGAAAATTCGAAGGCTGAACTCTCCCCACCAAGTACAAGCCTTGATACTCCG CCAAGAGAGAAGATTGAAGGTACTCCTCCAGAACTCCGTCAAGGTCTATTTACATCAAGCCCAGGGACACCGAGCCCTGATCCGAAGCCATGGTCAGCTTTTCCTGAAGAGCCAAAAGCTCAAGCAGCTGTGACTGTGAAAGGTGCCCACCCAAGGTCAGTTCGCACTCTGCGGGCATCAAACAGCAACAAAGCCAGCTCCCTTGGACAGTCAAACACAAGCTCTAGTGCTGATCCATTTGCCTTCGGTCAAGATAGCTTTAAGGCTGCTCCTTCTCGAGCACTACCTTCCAAGATGTCAAATTTAGGGAATGGTTCCCAGTCTTCCAAGATGTCAAATTTGGGTAATGGTTCTCAGTCTCTCAATGCTCTGAAGGCAGAAGCAAAGCAAGATTCATCCTACCAACCAGCTGGATGGACCGGGTTTTAA
- the LOC4346601 gene encoding uncharacterized protein isoform X1, with translation MWRLKQFMPREQPSGLEGRTVDVGNVRVHVREPVAEGGFSCVYLARDAANPAKQYALKHVVIQDEESLDLVRKEIMVMRSLKGHPNVVALVAHAVLDTGGRAREALLVMEFCEKSLVAALESRGAAHFDEQQVALIFRDVCNAVFAMHCQTPPIAHRDLKAENILLGGGGAWKLCDFGSVSTNHKCFDKPEEMGIEEDNIRKHTTPAYRAPEMWDLYRREVISEKVDIWALGCLLYRICYLKSAFDGESKLQILNGNYRIPELPKYSSPITSLIKDMLQSSPDVRPDITQVWFRVNELLPLELQKDLPDGSPSGSAFESHITEDEAPSRATISPSTDNTRSTSSEDPSNLRSQGLSKAAESKGSMGAFWSTQHAQELAFVDDKGPAFDQETVHQVSLMQLQSKNHNTPTHNTYRQSLSASVDSSPGDFEIRFSPNGSEYGLEKTKETKSENKTNVHATNFNSFVADFDNLKVNFQNNVSSLNATRRLKEQQLEAEVTLLKEQLKIANLEKEEIALKFDKLSGICSSQRREIQELKQALATASATQSVKEFKENSKAELSPPSTSLDTPPREKIEGTPPELRQGLFTSSPGTPSPDPKPWSAFPEEPKAQAAVTVKGAHPRSVRTLRASNSNKASSLGQSNTSSSADPFAFGQDSFKAAPSRALPSKMSNLGNGSQSSKMSNLGNGSQSLNALKAEAKQDSSYQPAGWTGF, from the exons ATGTGGAGGTTGAAGCAGTTCATGCCCAGGGAGCAGCCGTCCGGGCTCGAGGGCCGGACCGTAGATGTCGGCAATGTCCGGGTGCACGTCCGGGAACCCGTCGCCGAGGGCGGGTTCTCCTGCGTCTACCTCGCCAGGGACGCCGCAAACCCGGCGAAGCAGTACGCGCTCAAGCATGTGGTGATCCAGGATGAGGAGTCGCTCGACCTCGTCAGGAAGGAGATCATGGTGATGAGGTCACTCAAGGGACACCCCAATGTGGTGGCGCTCGTCGCGCACGCCGTGCTCGATACGGGTGGCCGTGCAAGGGAGGCGCTGCTGGTGATGGAGTTCTGCGAGAAATCGCTGGTCGCGGCCTTGGAGAGTAGAGGCGCCGCCCATTTTGATGAACAGCAGGTGGCTCTCATCTTCCGGGATGTTTGCAATGCCGTCTTTGCAATGCACTGCCAAACACCACCTATTGCTCACAG GGACCTAAAGGCTGAAAATATTCttcttggtggtggtggggccTGGAAACTATGTGACTTTGGTAGTGTATCGACCAACCATAAGTGCTTTGATAAACCTGAGGAGATGGGTATTGAAGAGGATAATATTCGAAAGCACACAACTCCTGCATATAGAGCTCCCGAG ATGTGGGACTTGTATCGGAGAGAGGTTATCAGTGAGAAAGTAGACATATGG GCTCTTGGATGTCTCCTGTATAGAATCTGCTACTTAAAATCAGCATTTGATGGAGAATCAAAGCTCCAGATACTCAATGGAAACTATCGTATCCCAGAGTTACCAAAGTACAGTTCCCCCATTACAAGTCTGATCAAAGACATGCTTCAATCTTCTCCAGATGTCAGACCAGACATTACACAG GTGTGGTTCCGTGTCAATGAATTACTTCCGTTGGAACTTCAAAAGGACTTACCTGATGGATCTCCATCTGGATCAGCTTTTGAGTCGCATATTACTGAGGATGAAG CACCAAGCAGAGCAACTATTTCACCATCAACGGACAACACGAGGAGCACTTCTTCTGAGGATCCTTCCAATTTGAGGTCGCAAGGTCTTTCAAAGGCTGCTGAGAGTAAGGGTTCTATGGGTGCGTTTTGGTCAACTCAGCATGCCCAAGAACTGGCTTTTGTGGATGACAAGGGGCCAGCTTTTGATCAAGAGACCGTACACCAAGTCAGCTTAATGCAATTACAATCGAAGAACCATAACACTCCAACGCATAATACATATCGACAGTCTCTCTCTGCCTCAGTTGATAGTTCTCCTGGGGATTTTGAAATCAGGTTTTCTCCTAATGGCTCAGAATATGGGCTAGAGAAGACCAAAGAAACAAAATCAGAAAATAAAACCAATGTACATGCTACCAATTTTAACTCCTTTGTGGCAGACTTCGATAATCTCAAAGTGAATTTTCAAAACAATGTAAGTAGTTTAAATGCAACTCGTAGACTGAAAGAGCAGCAGCTGGAAGCTGAGGTAACTTTACTCAAGGAACAACTGAAGATAGCAAACTTAGAGAAGGAAGAAATTGCATTGAAATTTGATAAACTGTCTGGTATTTGCTCTTCTCAGAGGAGAGAGATTCAAGAACTTAAACAAGCCCTAGCTACAGCTTCTGCTACGCAGTCAGTGAAGGAGTTCAAAGAAAATTCGAAGGCTGAACTCTCCCCACCAAGTACAAGCCTTGATACTCCG CCAAGAGAGAAGATTGAAGGTACTCCTCCAGAACTCCGTCAAGGTCTATTTACATCAAGCCCAGGGACACCGAGCCCTGATCCGAAGCCATGGTCAGCTTTTCCTGAAGAGCCAAAAGCTCAAGCAGCTGTGACTGTGAAAGGTGCCCACCCAAGGTCAGTTCGCACTCTGCGGGCATCAAACAGCAACAAAGCCAGCTCCCTTGGACAGTCAAACACAAGCTCTAGTGCTGATCCATTTGCCTTCGGTCAAGATAGCTTTAAGGCTGCTCCTTCTCGAGCACTACCTTCCAAGATGTCAAATTTAGGGAATGGTTCCCAGTCTTCCAAGATGTCAAATTTGGGTAATGGTTCTCAGTCTCTCAATGCTCTGAAGGCAGAAGCAAAGCAAGATTCATCCTACCAACCAGCTGGATGGACCGGGTTTTAA
- the LOC4346602 gene encoding uncharacterized protein, translating into MGHLLPPPHSGELKLVKIKHLLHAFVLKHGGRLAAALGGAKALLLTIAARGSIAGLRNKIRRRRGRNTKKPRCRGSGGDAMMTMQLKLLLPAAVAVPPPSEIAGGGVEPFDAELAYYDSSWNTMIPAEEQLLRPITGYLSWPEQEAEEDDDQGEEEEDEKNEIDRLADKFIERCHERFILEKQESYRRFHEMLARSL; encoded by the coding sequence ATGGGTCACCtacttcctcctcctcactccGGTGAGCTCAAGCTCGTCAAGATCAAGCACCTCCTCCACGCCTTCGTCCTCAAGCAcggcggccgcctcgccgccgctctcggCGGCGCAAAGGCGCTGCTCCTCACCATTGCCGCCCGGGGCAGCATTGCCGGGCTGAGGAACAAgatcaggaggaggagggggaggaacaCCAAGAAACCACGgtgccgcggcagcggcggcgatgccATGATGACAATGCAGCTCAAGCTACTGcttccggccgccgtcgccgtgccgccgccgtcagagatcgccggcggcggcgttgagcCGTTCGACGCCGAGCTGGCCTACTACGACTCGTCGTGGAACACCATGATCCCCGCGGAGGAGCAGCTGCTGCGGCCGATCACCGGCTACCTCAGCTGGCCTGAGCAGGAggccgaggaagacgacgatcagggtgaggaggaggaggatgagaagAACGAGATCGACAGGCTCGCAGACAAGTTCATAGAAAGGTGCCATGAGAGGTTTATTCTGGAAAAGCAGGAGTCCTACAGGAGGTTCCATGAGATGCTAGCCAGGAGCTTGTAG
- the LOC4346603 gene encoding outer envelope pore protein 16-3, chloroplastic/mitochondrial, giving the protein MELSNLRNSGLDEVVMKTGQAAGIGLASGTVWGGVVAMHFNGPHVGSNVKYPELVRIGKVSGNYAASFALLGATYVGIEQSLENCRKKDYINGAVAGFTAGATVLGFRARSLPTAVLSGCAIALTSVLLDVTGMKTTDEEAKTGKAHH; this is encoded by the exons ATGGAGTTGTCCAATTTGAGAAATTCGGGACTTGATGAAGTTGTCATGAAAACGGGCCAGGCTGCAGGCATTGGTTTAGCTTCTGGCACTGTGTGGGGTGGGGTGGTTGCTATGCATTTCAATGGACCTCACGTTGGCAGTAATGTCAAGTATCCTGAACTGGTTAGAATTGGCAAGGTCTCTGGAAATTATGCAGCAAGCTTTGCACTTCTTGGAGCTACATATGTAGGCATCGAGCAGTCCCTTGAAAATTGCAGGAAGAAGGACTACATTAATGGTGCTGTAGCTGGTTTTACCGCTGGTGCAACTGTCCTGGGTTTCAGAG CGAGGAGTCTCCCAACAGCTGTCCTCTCAGGCTGTGCGATCGCTTTGACTTCTGTACTGCTGGATGTGACTGGGATGAAAACTACTGATGAGGAAGCAAAAACAGGAAAAGCGCATCACTAG
- the LOC4346604 gene encoding rhodanese-like domain-containing protein 9, chloroplastic — protein MDPTWHNHIGPSDFPPLFLQQIHCCAVQPCCSLLPLLQKLHKITPKKIHSRSTKESFANLYQTKMAVLGLSTAFSPPRGSCIAVRIRHGARSARSNLSLRRRSAGGGAIGVRAEVSFVDGDEAKRLVAEEGYTVLDIRDRTQRERAHIKNSAHVPLFVENDDGDIGTIIKRTVHSNFAGLFFGLPFTKRNLEFTKMVKDKFSPESKLLVVCQEGLRSTGAADVLEREGFQNLACIKSGLQTLKPGTFESVGKSELQNAGKAGLVTVQGKISAVLGTVLISAYLFITLFPDQAEKLFDLAGIKL, from the exons ATGGATCCGACGTGGCACAACCACATTGGTCCCTCGGAtttccctcctctcttcttGCAGCAAATCCATTGCTGTGCTGTGCAGCCCTGCTGCTCTCTTCTCCCCCTACTCCAAAAACTTCACAAAATCACCCCAAAAAAGATCCATTCTCGGAGCACAAAAGAATCTTTTGCAAATTTGTATCAAACAAAAATGGCAGTTCTTGGTCTATCCACTGCCTTCTCTCCTCCCAG AGGTTCTTGTATAGCTGTGAGGATCAGGCATGGCGCTAGGTCAGCAAGGAGCAACCTGTccctgaggaggaggagcgccggcggcggcgccattggCGTCCGTGCCGAGGTGAGcttcgtcgacggcgacgaggcgaagcggctggtggcggaggaggggtACACGGTGCTGGACATCCGGGACCGGACGCAGCGCGAGAGGGCGCACATCAAGAACTCAGCGCATGTGCCCCTCTTCGTCgagaacgacgacggcgacattG GAACTATTATAAAGCGCACGGTACACAGCAACTTCGCCGGCCTGTTCTTCGGGCTACCATTCACCAAACGGAACCTAGAGTTCACCAAGATGGTCAAGGATAAGTTCTCGCCGGAGAGCAAGCTGCTGGTGGTCTGTCAAGAAGGGCTCAG GTCCACGGGAGCTGCTGATGTATTGGAGAGAGAAGGCTTCCAAAATCTGGCATGCATCAAATCAGGGCTTCAGACACTGAAGCCAG GAACATTTGAATCTGTTGGCAAAAGTGAGCTGCAAAACGCAGGGAAAGCAGGACTTGTGACGGTGCAAGGGAAGATTTCCGCTGTTCTTGGAACTGTGTTGATAA GTGCCTACCTTTTCATCACATTGTTCCCTGACCAGGCTGAAAAGCTTTTTGACTTGGCTGGAATCAAATTGTGA
- the LOC4346605 gene encoding 30S ribosomal protein 2, chloroplastic — MATTTTTTISSSLITPPAAALHHRSSSCRCPSRLTVGAARWWARRRQPAVVVRVVASSSVLEAPEEVAARKLYVGNIPRTVTNDELAAMFADHGTVERAEVMFDKYTGRSRRFGFVTMSTPEEANAAIESLNETEVGGRKIKVNVTESFLPNIDRSAPEPEPVFVDSQYKVYVGNLAKSVTTEMLKNFFSEKGEVLSATVSRIPGTAKSKGYGFVTFSSEEEVQAAVSTFNNAELEGQPIRVNKA, encoded by the exons AtggcgaccaccaccaccaccaccatctcctcctccctcatAACCCCTCCGGCCGCGGCCCTCCACCACCGCAGCAGCTCCTGCCGGTGCCCCTCCCGCCTCACCGTCGGGGCCGCGCGGTGGTGGGCGAGGCGCCGGcagccggcggtggtggtgcgggTGGTCGCCTCCTCGTCGGTGCTCGAGGCGcccgaggaggtggcggcgcggaaGCTCTACGTCGGGAACATCCCCAGGACCGTCACCAacgacgagctcgccgccatGTTCGCCGACCACGGCACCGTCGAGCGCGCCGAG GTTATGTTTGACAAATACACTGGCCGGAGTAGGCGCTTCGGGTTTGTCACGATGAGCACACCGGAGGAGGCTAATGCTGCAATTGAGAGCCTGAATGAAACT GAGGTCGGTGGTAGAAAAATTAAGGTTAATGTGACGGAGAGCTTCTTGCCTAACATTGATCGGTCTGCACCAGAACCAGAGCCTGTATTTGTGGACAGTCAGTACAAGGTTTACGTTGGTAATCTTGCAAAGAGCGTGACCACAGAGATGCTTAAAAACTTCTTCTCTGAAAAGGGAGAGGTTCTCAGTGCCACCGTGTCCCGGATTCCAGGAACTGCAAAGTCCAAGGGATATGGTTTTGTCACCTTTTCTTCAGAGGAAGAAGTTCAGGCTGCAGTTTCTACTTTCAACAATGCG GAATTGGAAGGACAACCCATCCGTGTGAATAAAGCATAG